Within the Miscanthus floridulus cultivar M001 chromosome 2, ASM1932011v1, whole genome shotgun sequence genome, the region atGTAGCCCAAGGCGAACGCAATGttcggcctcatgtggactaggtagcgtagaccaccgacgatactctggtagagtgttgcatccaccttcgccgcggtgctggccttcgtcagcttcagccactcctccattggagtcacacatggcttgcactcagccatgctgctccgctccaacagcttggaggcatacgcgctctgatcgagcatgagttcctccttcccctgcctcacctcgatgccgaggtagtaggagagtgcgccgagatcgctcatttaaAAGAAgccaccatctcacgcttgaagctgttgatatcCTCCGTGCACGCGCCGAtgatgattaagtcatccacatacacgccgacgatgagctcctccttcccccatcgccgtgtgtagagcgcgtgctcggttgcacaCCATTGAAACCTAATCTCACCTAGCGTAGtgtcaagcttggcattccatgctCAGGGGGCCTACCGCAGCctatagagcgccttgcgcagttggagcaccctgtgctcctctcccttgacagcgaaacctggaggttgcctgacgaagaccatctccactagctcgccattgaggaaggctgatttaacgtccaagtgatgtaCACGCTAGTCCTTTGCTGCTCCCAAAGCAAGTAGCAAACAGACCGACTCCATGTGCGCTGAATAAAGCCTCGGGCGTTGAGGcccgccttgtgcttgacaatggcaccaaGCTCGTCCCATTTgatcttgtacacccacttcaggctgatcggacgacatcctagaggtggatcgacgagctgccaagtcttattttcctcgatcgccttcatctcctccagcatcacctGTCGCCAGTTTCCATCATACTCGGCCAGTgcgaatgtgggtggttcctcagCACTAACGAGTAGTAGCTCTGCATCATTGAGCAGCCTACCCACCAAGCCTGAGGGACCTAtgccgccgacgatgtcgtccagcctatggaaccgcacctcctcaccttcgtggtaggcgtccacgaactcagtgatgtcacttggagatgAGACGAACTCGATtggcgtcgatggagttccctgttccgccaGAGTGCCCatcacagcacctggagtgcttggcaccttggttgcagtgctcggcactacttctggatagctcatcataactcctgcagtgttcgGCCACACTATAGGAGTGCCTAGCCTTAGTcttagagtggttggcaccactgcaagacgtcttggctccaccacgggagtgctcggcacctatcCTAGAGTGGTCGTCATcactgcagaacctcccggcaccactcctagcatgctcggcatccctccagaagtgctcggcactcctcttggagtgctcggcactgccctaggagtgcttggctctaccgtcggagtgctcgacacctcttccctagtgtctccaccaccatggaagaTCAAGtgttcgacgacgaaggtgctggtgaagctgcCAGCTTCCCCTGTGCTTGGACTGCTCTAGTCCTAAACCACCTCCTCGTCGAACACGATGTcatgcgagacaagcaccttgtctctgcttgggtcatagagccggtacgccctggtaccctccacgtagcctaggaacaccatgggtgtgctcctgtcctccaacttggtgaggtttggcttcgtcttcctgacatggccgatgcagccgaatgtctagaggaaggacacgctcggcttgcgcccataccaagcttcgaatgatGTCTTGCCCGCCAAGGCCTTGgtcggagcgcggttgaggatgaacactgcctggtcaccgcctccccccagaaccttatcggcatgcctttggccttcatcatggatcgggccatgccgaccaccgtctagtttcgtcgctccaccatgccattctgttgtggcgagtatggcgcggtgtggtgttgcaCCACACCTTGATCCATGCAGTACGCAGTGAACTCCATTGAAGTGAATTCGTCaccacgatcagtcctcagcatgtggagcttcttgccgctctcggcctccgtgcgcgtcttgaacttcttgatcgccacagtcgcttcatccttgctcgtcaggagttgcagccatatGTAGCGACTACAATTGTccacgagtaggaggaagtaccaccgaccaacATTTGTAGTAGGCGTGATCAGCCCACAGAGGTCACCGTGAACGAGCTTGAGAGCGTCCTTCATGTGATACTTGGCtgcctttgggaaaggtagcctcctctgcttcctggccaggcagctgtcacatagcttgcctccatgcttgatgtggggtagccctcggaccatcttctctagccaaccaagcgcatcgaagctgagatgtccgaaccatgcatgccacatccatggttcctcagagtgccttgccgccaggctcaccggctgctctaccttcaggtcgagcaggtacaaccggttcacgGACCTCTTCACCTTAGTGAGAAGTCGCTGCTCTTAGTCCctaatcctaaggactccgtccttgattagTACCTTGCTACTGCGCttatccagctgaccaatgctgatgatgctggaacgtagctgtaggatgtaatatacatctgttagcATGTGGTGCTCCCTATTCTAGCATCTAAAGATAATGGTGCCACTCCCTTGGAtatccacccttgagccatcaccaaacttcaccgtaccggtaacttcaccgtcgagctcagagaaggatgCTTGGAGTCCGTCATGTGGTTACTGGCactagagtccagataccaccgctgctcctagtcggcacccacacgtccgaggtgaacttgggcacgtggttcgtcgaggttgacagtcttcagggccttcctaggtccttccaccatcatcacctcttccctctcctcagccttgacatcgtgcagtgcatagaacatcgccatcaggatagtggcctcatcctcatcatcggcttgcgCCAGGTGAGCctaagccttcttctcctgcttgcgatttgggcactcccatgcccaatggcccatctccTGCAACGCCGACAAGCGTTAGgatcgacctgcttcttctctgaagaagccttgccgtggcacttgccatcgccaccatgaCTGCAGGAGGCTACCTTCCTAGAGTTCCTTTGagtagcccactcctcttccgtcagcagaagtttcccgctgtccttcgttgctatcGCCTGCTCTAGGTGCTCGTCCACCACCcgtagacggcctgtcacatcctcaatggtgagggtggacaagtcttaGCCAGGGCGTTCGGTTTTAACCGACGGTTCGGTTCGATTTTTTGGTTTTCCAAAATTTTGGTTTCTAGAAAATGACCCCCCGGTCGGTTTGCTAAAATTCCAAAAACCGACCAATTTCGGTTCGGTTTTTCGGTTAAAACTGAATAAACCAAACAACACAGCCAGACAGGATTTAGAAGACTCAAGACAGGATTTAGAAAACAACAGACATCATAGTATATTATTTGAAGACTCAAGACTGTTACAAACTTAACAATTCAATGCTCAAATCAAATATTACAAACTTAACAATTCAGTTTTGATAAACAACAGGAAAAAAATAGGTTCCAGACTTCCAGCCAGCACTTCCATGTTGGTGAGGAAAAAAACACAGGTTCTAGCCTTCCAGGTTCCATGTTGGTGAGGAAAAAAAA harbors:
- the LOC136536941 gene encoding uncharacterized protein, whose translation is MKDALKLVHGDLCGLITPTTNVGRWYFLLLVDNCSRYIWLQLLTSKDEATVAIKKFKTRTEAESGKKLHMLRTDRGDEFTSMEFTAYCMDQGVMMSYPEVVPSTATKVPSTPGAVMGTLAEQGTPSTPIEFVSSPSDITEFVDAYHEGEEVRFHRLDDIVGGIGPSGLVGRLLNDAELLLVSAEEPPTFALAEYDGNWRQVMLEEMKAIEENKTWQLVDPPLGCRPISLKWVYKIKWDELGAIVKHKPSRPWTLALLSLVNVSPCIQDTRGRSNLSRRAYVPEASSSATRRAIQQRPVALASYVVIRGPAKTG